The proteins below come from a single Holdemania massiliensis genomic window:
- a CDS encoding aminoglycoside N(3)-acetyltransferase codes for MKTPQKAISQLISQKEILEQLKEIGVSAGMILEVHASLSAFGYVCGGAQTVVNALIEAVGYSGTLLMALQCSDNTEPSAWENPPIERHLIKTVREQMPAFNKKETDTRAMGAVVENLRRRDGIVISHHPNCAYVAWGKYAKLLCNHQSLHFPLSEESPAARLYELKGSVLLMGVDYQRCTALHLAEYRSEIRPVILRGAAVELEGKRMWKKYLDLDIDSEIFNKVGKRLEEKGFVKKGKVGMADLKLFKADAAIDEAVRYFVKDHPYARYLQPSLF; via the coding sequence ATGAAAACACCACAAAAAGCGATATCGCAGCTGATCTCGCAGAAGGAAATTTTAGAACAGCTTAAAGAAATTGGCGTCAGTGCCGGCATGATCCTAGAAGTTCATGCGTCGCTGAGCGCTTTTGGTTATGTCTGCGGCGGCGCCCAGACGGTTGTCAATGCGCTGATCGAGGCCGTCGGTTATTCCGGAACGCTTTTGATGGCGCTGCAATGCTCAGATAATACAGAACCCTCGGCCTGGGAAAACCCGCCGATTGAACGGCATTTGATCAAAACGGTCCGGGAACAGATGCCGGCTTTTAATAAAAAGGAAACCGACACCCGGGCGATGGGAGCAGTCGTTGAAAATTTACGCCGTCGGGATGGGATTGTCATCTCTCATCATCCCAACTGTGCCTATGTTGCCTGGGGCAAATATGCCAAACTGCTTTGCAATCACCAGTCGCTGCATTTTCCGTTGTCCGAAGAATCACCGGCCGCCCGGCTGTATGAGCTGAAAGGCTCAGTGCTGTTAATGGGCGTGGACTATCAACGCTGCACAGCTCTGCATTTAGCGGAATACCGCAGCGAGATCCGACCGGTTATTTTGCGCGGTGCAGCGGTGGAGCTGGAAGGCAAACGGATGTGGAAGAAGTATCTGGATTTAGATATCGACAGTGAAATCTTCAATAAAGTGGGCAAACGCCTGGAAGAAAAGGGCTTTGTAAAAAAGGGAAAGGTGGGAATGGCTGATCTGAAGCTGTTTAAAGCCGATGCGGCGATCGATGAGGCCGTCCGCTATTTTGTCAAAGATCATCCTTATGCCCGTTATCTGCAGCCAAGCTTATTTTAG
- a CDS encoding DUF402 domain-containing protein: MLPEVGSQVYIQSFKHDGSLHRTWAKGFVIEAGVRRVIAVTNKTWVTEADGRRWFTREPAICFFYPDHWYNVITMIRKTGIYYYCNLASPSLYDGEAIKNIDYDLDVKLFPDGRIEILDEDEYVQHGREMGYSEPLKHAVEKEMDVLIGKIKKKESPFNQKEIECLYHEYLELLHTTLQSSGSEKL, encoded by the coding sequence ATGCTGCCTGAGGTGGGATCGCAAGTCTACATTCAGAGTTTCAAGCATGATGGTTCGCTGCATCGGACATGGGCTAAGGGATTCGTTATTGAAGCGGGTGTACGCCGGGTGATTGCCGTGACTAACAAAACTTGGGTCACGGAAGCCGATGGACGCCGTTGGTTTACACGGGAACCTGCAATCTGCTTCTTCTATCCTGATCACTGGTACAATGTGATTACAATGATTCGGAAAACCGGTATCTATTATTATTGTAATCTTGCTTCGCCTAGTTTATATGATGGAGAAGCAATTAAGAATATTGATTATGATTTGGATGTCAAGTTGTTTCCAGATGGACGAATTGAGATTTTGGATGAAGACGAATATGTTCAGCATGGCCGTGAAATGGGATACAGCGAACCGCTGAAGCATGCCGTAGAAAAAGAGATGGATGTGCTGATCGGAAAGATTAAAAAGAAAGAATCACCATTCAATCAAAAAGAGATTGAGTGTCTGTACCACGAATATCTGGAACTGCTGCATACAACGCTGCAAAGTTCCGGAAGCGAGAAGCTTTGA
- a CDS encoding YjjI family glycine radical enzyme gives MEDVLNIIRDETLTYQQQLLALARLAENMDDTLKRSPEYLQGQSEGIFCDLGEGLAPYRPRYICPDYTRLMECGSSFLGLTPPTDLLEATQALLIMYHHVPSITSFPVYLGNLDQLLEPFVVKETPQRAKQILKMFLLHIDRTLTDSFVHADLGPSATLTGELILELTEEMQCAMPNLTLKYDPELTPDDFLKRCALCMLKTAKPSFANHRMFTREWGEDYAIASCYNGLKIGGGGFTLPRIRLYECSLKAKDPQDFLDHVLPHYTQIMLEMMEDRIHFLVETSAFFKANFLVTEGFVKLENFTGMFGMVGLAECVNHLLHIDDPKHGYGNNPQADDLGAAILQRLSDLVAGYTSAYCDCTDHHFRLHAQVGIDSDGRENSPGARIPVGAEPGMLKQIQHAARMHGFFPTGIGDIFKFEETWLNTPEALGDIIKGAMQSGMRYFSGYLENNDVVRVTGYLVKKSELAKLDQHKQSLNNVSIFGQGARDKAKALDRRVEKLER, from the coding sequence ATGGAAGACGTATTGAATATTATTCGTGATGAAACACTGACTTATCAACAACAGCTGCTCGCTTTAGCCCGTCTGGCGGAAAATATGGACGACACGCTAAAACGCAGTCCTGAATATCTTCAGGGACAAAGCGAAGGCATATTCTGCGATTTGGGTGAAGGTCTGGCTCCTTATCGGCCGCGGTATATCTGTCCGGATTATACTCGATTGATGGAATGCGGATCATCATTTCTCGGCTTAACCCCGCCGACGGATCTATTGGAAGCCACTCAGGCGTTATTGATCATGTATCACCATGTTCCTTCAATCACTTCGTTCCCGGTCTATCTGGGCAATCTCGATCAGCTGCTCGAACCCTTTGTCGTCAAGGAAACACCGCAGCGGGCAAAACAGATTCTGAAGATGTTTCTGCTGCACATTGACCGTACGCTGACGGATTCCTTCGTGCATGCCGATCTGGGTCCGTCTGCGACCTTAACCGGCGAGCTGATTTTAGAGCTGACAGAGGAAATGCAGTGTGCGATGCCGAATTTGACGCTGAAATATGATCCGGAACTGACCCCGGATGATTTTCTTAAGCGCTGTGCTTTGTGCATGCTGAAAACCGCTAAGCCTTCATTTGCCAATCATCGGATGTTTACGCGCGAGTGGGGTGAAGACTATGCCATCGCCTCCTGCTACAATGGATTGAAGATTGGCGGCGGCGGATTTACTTTGCCGCGGATCCGGCTGTACGAATGCTCGCTGAAGGCCAAAGATCCGCAGGATTTCCTGGATCATGTGCTGCCGCATTATACGCAGATTATGCTGGAAATGATGGAAGACCGGATTCACTTTTTAGTCGAGACAAGCGCTTTCTTTAAAGCCAATTTCTTAGTCACTGAAGGCTTTGTCAAGCTCGAAAACTTTACCGGCATGTTCGGCATGGTCGGGTTGGCAGAATGTGTCAATCATCTGCTGCACATCGATGATCCGAAGCATGGCTACGGCAACAATCCGCAAGCCGACGATCTGGGCGCAGCGATTCTGCAGCGCTTAAGCGATTTGGTTGCCGGTTATACTTCGGCTTACTGCGACTGCACCGATCATCATTTCCGGCTTCACGCCCAGGTCGGCATTGATTCCGACGGCCGTGAGAACTCCCCGGGAGCACGGATTCCGGTGGGGGCAGAACCGGGCATGCTGAAGCAAATCCAGCACGCAGCTCGGATGCATGGCTTTTTCCCGACCGGCATTGGCGATATCTTTAAATTTGAAGAAACCTGGCTGAATACGCCGGAGGCGCTGGGCGACATTATCAAAGGCGCGATGCAGAGCGGCATGCGCTATTTCTCCGGCTATCTGGAAAACAATGACGTCGTGCGGGTCACCGGTTATCTGGTTAAGAAAAGTGAACTGGCGAAGCTTGATCAGCATAAGCAGTCGCTCAATAATGTCAGCATCTTCGGCCAGGGCGCGCGGGATAAGGCAAAGGCTCTGGACCGGCGGGTAGAAAAGCTGGAGCGATGA
- a CDS encoding carbohydrate kinase family protein translates to MSRFVVIGGANVDLIGSADQPLRLHDSNPGTIQTMLGGVGRNIAENLARLQETVSLVSAVGDDSFGHWILEQGRQCGIDMRAVQLLKGQRTSAFLAILDPRHDLHCAVADMGILNQLNPAILQPVLDSLDPEDVLIWDTNLDPELIKWIGGQAHCLLAMDPLSASKSEKARCILPKLTYFKPNRAEAERLCGFTIETPAQIRSALDWFAAQGIKETVLSLGAQGTALAVGQQRLLMSLDSIVPVNTTGAGDCFFAVYLSCRRQGVPLQTAAERAAGAAALTLSDPLSVSPRLKPAILDHWRARLHCQWQDLTQI, encoded by the coding sequence ATGAGTCGGTTTGTCGTCATCGGCGGAGCCAATGTCGATTTGATCGGAAGTGCGGATCAGCCGCTGCGGCTGCACGATTCCAATCCAGGAACAATCCAGACAATGCTGGGCGGGGTCGGCCGCAATATCGCCGAAAACTTAGCCCGCTTGCAAGAAACGGTGAGTTTAGTCAGTGCTGTTGGGGATGACAGTTTCGGTCATTGGATTCTTGAACAGGGGCGGCAGTGCGGCATCGATATGCGTGCGGTTCAGCTTCTGAAGGGGCAGCGCACATCGGCGTTTCTTGCCATCTTGGATCCCCGTCATGACCTGCATTGCGCGGTGGCTGACATGGGCATTCTGAACCAGCTGAATCCTGCAATTCTGCAGCCAGTGCTTGATTCGCTGGATCCCGAGGATGTCTTGATTTGGGATACCAATCTTGATCCCGAACTGATCAAATGGATTGGCGGGCAGGCTCACTGTTTGCTGGCCATGGATCCGCTCAGTGCGTCTAAAAGTGAAAAAGCCCGCTGCATTCTGCCCAAGCTGACGTATTTCAAGCCCAATCGGGCAGAAGCCGAACGATTGTGCGGATTCACAATTGAAACACCGGCGCAGATCCGGTCGGCTCTGGATTGGTTTGCCGCTCAGGGGATCAAGGAAACCGTGCTTTCCTTAGGTGCTCAGGGAACGGCGCTGGCTGTGGGACAGCAGCGGCTGTTAATGAGCCTGGATTCCATCGTACCGGTCAATACCACTGGTGCCGGTGACTGCTTCTTTGCCGTTTATCTGAGCTGCCGCCGTCAGGGCGTTCCGCTCCAAACGGCGGCGGAACGGGCCGCCGGCGCTGCGGCGCTGACCTTAAGCGATCCGCTGTCCGTCAGTCCCCGGCTAAAACCCGCGATCTTGGATCACTGGCGGGCGCGGCTGCATTGCCAATGGCAGGATCTGACACAGATTTAA
- a CDS encoding DUF1836 domain-containing protein, whose translation MKQSEQEMKEWAQQLNAVHLPRWEELPDIDLYMDQVMTLMDRYLDLLLGQNHEKIITPAMVNNYVKLNLIPAPHKKQYNRVHLAYLVAITILKQVVTIKEVRVGILYQAHLSGTRNAYNLFCMQQEYELKRAAAEIDPQLALQAQPEQIPFDNLALKMASGAFAQKIVAEKAVALQEQELRQMQEEHNRSLQK comes from the coding sequence ATGAAACAATCAGAACAAGAAATGAAGGAATGGGCGCAGCAGCTCAACGCTGTCCATCTGCCCCGGTGGGAGGAACTGCCGGATATTGATTTGTATATGGATCAGGTCATGACGTTGATGGATCGGTATCTGGATTTGCTTTTAGGCCAGAATCATGAAAAGATCATCACGCCGGCGATGGTCAACAACTATGTAAAGCTGAATCTGATTCCCGCACCGCATAAGAAGCAATACAATCGCGTGCATCTGGCTTATCTGGTCGCGATCACGATCTTGAAACAGGTGGTGACGATCAAGGAGGTGCGCGTCGGGATTCTGTATCAGGCCCATTTGAGCGGAACCCGCAATGCCTACAATCTGTTCTGCATGCAGCAGGAATATGAACTCAAAAGGGCAGCGGCGGAAATTGACCCGCAGCTGGCGCTGCAGGCACAGCCGGAACAAATTCCGTTTGATAATCTGGCGTTAAAAATGGCGTCCGGCGCCTTTGCTCAGAAAATTGTTGCGGAAAAAGCTGTCGCACTGCAGGAACAGGAATTGCGGCAGATGCAGGAAGAACACAACCGCAGCCTGCAGAAATGA
- a CDS encoding spore coat protein — protein sequence MSSQEVMNPKSEILPDEKRFNDRDRLNDLLISIKHITYMYSLACQEASNNDLYTKVFGLFQESSQLQRKTYDLMFEKGWYKLEKEQAQKIDTKHQTFKSEESQLN from the coding sequence ATGAGCAGCCAGGAAGTCATGAATCCGAAGTCCGAAATTTTACCGGACGAGAAACGCTTTAACGACCGCGACCGGCTGAATGATCTGTTGATATCCATCAAGCATATCACATACATGTATTCTTTAGCCTGTCAGGAAGCCAGCAACAACGACCTGTATACAAAAGTGTTCGGTCTGTTTCAGGAAAGCAGCCAGTTGCAGCGGAAAACATACGATCTGATGTTTGAAAAGGGCTGGTATAAGCTGGAAAAAGAACAGGCCCAGAAAATTGATACCAAGCACCAAACCTTTAAATCGGAAGAAAGTCAGTTAAACTAA
- a CDS encoding GAF domain-containing protein, whose protein sequence is MEENLTMNLESLLDNAKALCAQETDRICCLANLSALIMQSLPNLNWAGFYLMKENELILGPFQGKPACTHIALGKGVCGTAALQGECLVVPDVHQFPGHIACDGASRSEIVVPIRLHGQVVAVLDLDAPIPNRFGLQEETILRELGAWLSSLFELD, encoded by the coding sequence ATGGAAGAAAACTTAACAATGAATCTGGAGTCTTTGCTTGACAATGCCAAAGCGCTATGTGCGCAAGAGACCGACCGAATCTGCTGCCTGGCCAATCTCAGCGCGCTGATCATGCAGAGTCTGCCGAACTTGAACTGGGCGGGATTCTATCTGATGAAAGAAAACGAACTGATCTTAGGACCTTTTCAGGGAAAACCTGCCTGTACGCATATCGCCTTGGGCAAAGGGGTCTGCGGCACTGCCGCTTTGCAAGGAGAATGTTTAGTCGTGCCGGATGTCCATCAGTTCCCTGGTCACATTGCCTGCGATGGGGCCAGCCGCAGCGAAATTGTCGTCCCCATCCGCCTTCACGGTCAAGTGGTTGCTGTCTTGGATCTGGATGCCCCGATCCCCAACCGGTTCGGCTTGCAGGAAGAAACAATACTGCGGGAATTAGGCGCGTGGCTAAGCTCCTTATTTGAATTGGATTAA
- a CDS encoding energy-coupled thiamine transporter ThiT, with translation MKWTTKDLVYMALYAALFIVLDVAVNTLGILQMPNGGSLGVSVIPLLMASYHLGWQKGTVVSVLSILLQYVTGPMYTPDLLGFLLDYFIAFSVYGLASLFPNYKWFYSGVLITNLIRLLSSTLSGTWVWGLDYWPSFLYNATYMIPTAILCLVLLPLVMPRLKPAMNKK, from the coding sequence ATGAAATGGACAACCAAAGATCTCGTCTACATGGCGCTGTACGCTGCATTATTCATCGTACTTGACGTCGCTGTCAACACCCTCGGAATTTTACAGATGCCCAACGGCGGTTCACTGGGCGTATCGGTCATTCCGCTTTTAATGGCCAGTTACCATTTAGGCTGGCAGAAAGGGACGGTCGTTTCCGTTCTTTCGATTCTGCTGCAGTATGTTACCGGACCGATGTATACACCGGACCTGCTCGGCTTTCTGCTCGACTACTTCATCGCCTTTTCCGTTTACGGACTGGCAAGCCTGTTTCCGAATTATAAATGGTTTTATTCCGGAGTTCTGATTACTAATCTGATCCGGCTGCTTTCCAGCACGCTGTCCGGAACCTGGGTTTGGGGTTTGGATTATTGGCCGTCATTTCTTTACAATGCGACCTATATGATCCCAACAGCGATTCTGTGCCTGGTGCTGCTGCCGTTAGTCATGCCTCGCCTCAAACCGGCGATGAACAAGAAATAA
- a CDS encoding YjjW family glycine radical enzyme activase, translating to MKALINRIIPFSNVDGPGNRCAIFFQGCPLHCAYCHNPETWRLCDHCGKCVPGCPAAALTIRDGQVHWDETRCVGCDQCIHVCPHHASCKVSELTPDQLFEQIAETFPFVQGITVSGGECMLYADFLTDLFRQVKAAGKTCLIDSNGVFAFEKYPELLALCDGVMLDIKAYDEPFHRQLTGASNRQVLDNLILLRDSGKLEEVRTVLLPQFPEQNARTVRAVNELLQGKIRYKLLRYRPFGVCEEGLQFCGRTITPLAEAERLAQAEMDRGYFNCVVI from the coding sequence ATGAAGGCGCTGATCAACCGGATTATTCCGTTTTCCAATGTGGATGGTCCGGGCAATCGCTGTGCAATTTTTTTCCAGGGATGCCCGCTGCACTGCGCCTATTGTCATAATCCCGAAACCTGGCGTCTCTGTGACCATTGCGGGAAGTGTGTACCCGGCTGTCCTGCCGCTGCCTTAACAATTCGGGATGGCCAAGTTCATTGGGATGAAACCCGCTGTGTCGGCTGTGATCAATGCATTCATGTTTGCCCCCATCATGCTTCCTGCAAAGTCAGTGAGCTTACTCCCGATCAATTGTTTGAGCAGATTGCGGAAACCTTCCCGTTTGTTCAGGGGATTACGGTCAGCGGTGGAGAATGCATGCTCTATGCCGATTTTCTCACGGATTTGTTTCGCCAAGTGAAGGCGGCGGGGAAAACCTGTCTGATCGATTCCAACGGGGTCTTCGCGTTTGAAAAATATCCTGAATTGTTGGCGCTGTGCGATGGCGTGATGCTGGATATAAAAGCTTATGATGAACCTTTCCATCGCCAGCTGACCGGCGCGTCGAATCGGCAGGTGCTGGATAATTTGATTCTGCTGCGGGATAGCGGAAAGCTGGAGGAAGTTCGGACCGTACTGCTGCCGCAGTTTCCGGAACAAAACGCGCGGACGGTGCGGGCGGTCAATGAATTGCTTCAGGGGAAAATCCGTTATAAATTGCTGCGCTACCGGCCTTTTGGCGTTTGTGAGGAAGGACTGCAGTTCTGCGGCCGCACGATTACGCCGTTAGCGGAAGCAGAACGGCTGGCTCAGGCTGAAATGGACCGCGGATATTTTAACTGTGTTGTGATTTGA